One part of the Aspergillus luchuensis IFO 4308 DNA, chromosome 5, nearly complete sequence genome encodes these proteins:
- a CDS encoding uncharacterized protein (COG:S;~EggNog:ENOG410PX36), with product MDTYIRWKEDHRQPDTPPLALELVESSPTLWTEDEPTQSFTIALRRVLNNQCFWLRWSPFIDPSNEEFVLLSHSPESSKVERIGIEKNSRYSPLLPSVHQFPNEPSSFYVEEAKKNWDRSTINVRTGVPDTWIKLLEPGRTYTILWTGKEIPYWDWGTPQQKMGTDPKWPPILVPGGAHLTFTVQEGRRPHIPSPPTPPPIDPSERVPGAPVLSLQLSCSPTGPLSERLNMSIKVTYHGPSSDPITFHAWAFSPLGSFSVYRRVCPDQSSPESEPKWKTCIIHQSLHVFWDNPDRQLNVAENEEGRFATLFPGESWSHSWSLDADGDCEPEDARPGQQLRYQFTGETLDWWDWGTMEDHAQTVVTLPGSGLEPIKHPKNNDNRPKVVIPASNIVEWIVPRCFDRQFD from the exons ATGGATACGTACATCAGATGGAAAGAAGACCATCGACA GCCCGATACCCCACCATTGGCCCTGGAGCTAGTAGAAAGCAGCCCGACACTTTGGACAGAGGATGAACCAACCCAATCGTTCACAATCGCTTTGCGCAGAGTCTTAAACAATCAATGCTTCTGGCTGCGATGGTCGCCTTTCATAGATCCCAGTAACGAAGAATTTGTTTTATTGTCTCATAGTCCAGAAAGCAGCAAAGTCGAGAGGATCGGCATTGAGAAAAACTCGAGATATTCACCATTATTACCAAGTGTTCATCAATTCCCCAATGAACCGTCATCGTTCTATGTTGAAGAAGCCAAAAAAAATTGGGATCGCAGTACGATAAATGTGCGAACGGGGGTACCCGATACCTGGATCAAGCTCCTAGAACCGGGGCGCACTTATACCATTCTCTGGACGGGCAAAGAGATTCCATACTGGGATTGGGGTACgccgcagcagaagatggggaCTGATCCAAAATGGCCCCCAATCTTGGTTCCGGGTGGTGCTCATCTCACCTTTACTGTGCAAGAAGGGCGACGCCCTCATATTCCCTCACCTCCGACGCCACCGCCAATTGATCCAAGCGAAAGAGT TCCCGGCGCACCAGTCCTGAGTCTTCAGCTTAGCTGCAGCCCAACAGGGCCTCTTTCCGAGCGTTTGAATATGTCTATCAAGGTCACCTACCACGGTCCATCATCCGACCCCATCACATTCCACGCGTGGGCGTTCAGCCCACTTGGATCCTTCAGCGTCTATCGCCGTGTCTGTCCAGATCAGTCTAGTCCAGAGAGTGAACCGAAATGGAAGACATGCATAATCCATCAGTCACTACATGTCTTTTGGGATAATCCTGACAGACAGCTCAACGTGGCAGAGAATGAAGAAGGTCGGTTCGCGACTCTTTTCCCAGGGGAATCCTGGTCACATTCCTGGTCTCTCGATGCGGATGGAGATTGTGAGCCTGAAGACGCCCGACCTGGTCAGCAGCTTCGATACCAATTCACAGGGGAAACACTGGACTGGTGGGATTGGGGTACGATGGAGGATCACGCGCAAACCGTTGTCACGCTGCCTGGATCGGGTCTAGAACCCATTAAGCACCCGAAGAACAATGACAACCGACCGAAAGTGGTCATACCAGCTTCTAATATTGTCGAGTGGATTGTTCCACGGTGCTTTGATCGTCAATTTGATTAG
- a CDS encoding alpha/beta hydrolase (CAZy:CE10;~COG:V;~EggNog:ENOG410PM74;~InterPro:IPR029058,IPR013094;~MEROPS:MER0034665;~PFAM:PF07859;~go_function: GO:0016787 - hydrolase activity [Evidence IEA]), producing MSREQMPSASAGRWLSQRDAFATENVEWEEFYSNNRSQIPHLTGSVHQYRQTMREAKMRAQQHGTPIDEGLKVDNLSTDSPSRLKLRIYKPLSPEAKGAVMIYFHGGGWALGDLEGEDNICRVLCVQAMLNVVSVDYRLAPENPHPAAIQDAITALRWVCQTNLTHEFDKSKIYVGGTSAGANLAAVLSQLSPTLGVDIRGQLLLSPVLCSSELHYQRMGLKSMEQFVDTPILDQRSMKQFIEWYQPYDRADPTVSPLLSRDLGGSPPSFIMICGRDPLRDEALAYADKLEERSIPLRVAVYQGMPHAFWIFPELTTSKTATQDMINGARWLSSEARST from the exons ATGAGTCGAGAGCAGATGCCTAGTGCCAGCGCAGGCCGGTGGCTATCGCAAAGGGATGCCTTTGCCACAGAGAATGTAGAATGGGAAGAG TTTTATAGCAATAACAGAAGCCAAATTCCTCATCTGACTGGCTCAGTACATCAATATCGTCAAACAATGCGCGAGGCCAAAATGCGTGCACAACAACATGGAACGCCAATAGATGAAGGACTTAAAGTTGATAACTTAAGTACAGACTCTCCGTCGAGATTGAAACTGAGAATATACAAGCCACTGTCGCCTGAAGCAAAAGGGGCCGTCATGATCTA CTTCCATGGAGGGGGCTGGGCCCTGGGAGAcctggaaggagaagacaaTATCTGTCGGGTTCTATGTGTGCAAGCCATGCTAAATGTGGTCAGCGTTGACTATCGCCT TGCACCAGAGAATCCGCATCCAGCAGCTATTCAAGATGCGATCACAGCACTTCGTTGG GTATGCCAAACCAATCTGACCCATGAATTCGATAAGAGTAAGATTTACGTTGGGGGGACTAGTGCTGGGGCAAACTTG GCTGCTGTACTGTCCCAACTATCCCCGACTTTGGGAGTCGATATCCGGGGTCAGCTCCTTCTGTCTCCAGTCTTATGCTCTAGTGAGCTGCATTACCAGAGAATGGGACTGAAAAGTATGGAACAATTCGTTGATACACCAATCCTCGATCAGCGCTCAATGAAGCAATTCATCGAGTGGTATCAGCCTTATGACCGGGCAGATCCTACGGTATCTCCACTATTGTCCCGGGATCTTGGTggatctccgccatctttTATCATGATATGTGGCCGTGACCCGCTCCGCGATGAGGCCCTAGCCTATGCGGACAAACTTGAAGAAAGGAG CATACCATTGCGGGTCGCTGTCTACCAGGGAATGCCCCACGCATTCTGGATATTCCCCGAACTGACCACATCGAAGACAGCTACCCAGGACATGATAAATGGTGCCAGATGGCTCAGTTCGGAAGCTCGCAGTACATAA
- a CDS encoding Zn(II)2Cys6 transcription factor (COG:S;~EggNog:ENOG410Q2PD;~InterPro:IPR036864,IPR021858,IPR001138;~PFAM:PF00172,PF11951;~go_function: GO:0000981 - DNA-binding transcription factor activity, RNA polymerase II-specific [Evidence IEA];~go_function: GO:0008270 - zinc ion binding [Evidence IEA];~go_process: GO:0006355 - regulation of transcription, DNA-templated [Evidence IEA]): protein MPGVPSNKACERCKKRHLKCDETRPSCQRCTNAGVECPGYVQTRKFIDQGASVRRRYAPYQQDNPRRDPSHSPNKVTRESPSNIGGAAITSNAVDDPIHTRVAATAVFDQPADASQVFFGSPIAESRRQNQLQVENQHTPNASTRAAAAGEQMTYHEEHATADDQSPAHDSQSVQSDKEDFHEVVSELMTDSEHEISFLIRHYSQHIAPWLDLSDSRRFFTTYVPIRAIDYPYVRYSIGALAAIHLGQMKGATCPENVGMFTSPAAMETYPNAPEVDWYLKAANYYYMSIARMNSSMPESFATLSSSAVLEGPVEIVKTWLHRHAETTPASARDDTFWRKTEALLATATMLTMYKLISKPGEEWNLYLTGVSSLFESLLHLKNNSSDPIKFTHGINASFWNFARQDYLASYFNRLPTYLDPTNLPLWRAAGLTFTEAGEIDPSSSTSFPTPEDFASNSLTYLLSKLTNFLAHLRTSQLDQLITQPSPPPTRTTPATPPTSTSTSTTWLNLSVSFQSWVDRMPETFRPCLRLHTPRPEVYYSLPSCAATMQQYHFGRLALCLNRPADVITSPTTAFDRLQGYREVTKEVDYRCKEIVGIAAARPQSCARIYMPALLFAAGQCLEKQEERQVVEELLCGIGADLGWETDSEIQRLKGLWEER, encoded by the exons ATGCCGGGAGTTCCATCAAACAAGGCATGTGAGCGATGTAAAAAGCGCCATCTGAAG TGTGATGAGACACGCCCCAGCTGCCAGCGTTGCACCAATGCTGGAGTTGAATGCCCGGGATATGTACAAACTCGCAAGTTTATCGATCAGGGTGCCTCTGTTCGGCGTCGATATGCGCCATATCAACAGGATAACCCCCGACGGGATCCTTCACATAGTCCCAATAAA GTGACGCGAGAAAGTCCGTCAAATATTGGAGGAGCTGCAATCACAAGCAATGCTGTTGATGATCCAATACACACGCGTGTAGCTGCAACAGCTGTATTTGATCAGCCAGCCGACGCTAGTCAAGTCTTTTTCGGTTCACCTATAGCCGAATCAAGACGTCAAAATCAATTACAAGTGGAAAATCAGCATACCCCGAACGCCAGCACTCGTGCTGCTGCAGCGGGTGAACAGATGACTTATCATGAAGAGCATGCAACAGCTGATGATCAATCACCAGCTCATGACAGCCAATCCGTCCAAAGTGATAAAGAGGATTTCCATGAGGTGGTATCAGAGTTAATGACAGACTCTGAGCACGAAATATCCTTTCTTATACGCCATTACTCCCAACATATCGCTCCATG GCTGGACCTCTCCGATAGTAGAAGGTTCTTTACAACATACGTTCCCATACGAGCGATAGATTATCCTTACGTGAGGTACTCGATCGGCGCCTTAGCAGCAATACATCTGGGCCAGATGAAGGGCGCGACATGTCCGGAAAACGTTGGCATGTTTACTAGCCCAGCAGCCATGGAGACGTACCCCAACGCGCCAGAAGTGGACTGGTATCTCAAGGCAgcaaactactactatatgtCGATCGCGCGCATGAACTCAAGCATGCCAGAATCCTTTGCGACTCTCTCCAGTTCCGCTGTTCTGGAAGGCCCCGTCGAAATCGTGAAAACCTGGCTGCACCGCCATGCAGAGACTACTCCTGCCTCCGCAAGAGACGACACATTTTGGAGGAAAACAGAGGCCTTGCTAGCCACAGCAACCATGCTCACCATGTATAAACTCATAAGCAAACCCGGAGAGGAATGGAATCT ATACCTCACCGGGGTCAGCTCCCTATTcgaatccctcctccacctcaaaAACAACTCCTCCGACCCCATAAAATTTACCCACGGCATCAATGCCTCATTCTGGAACTTCGCTCGACAAGACTACCTAGCCTCCTACTTTAACCGCCTCCCCACCTACCTCGACCCAACCAACCTCCCGCTCTGGCGCGCAGCCGGCCTCACCTTCACCGAAGCCGGCGAAATTGACCCCTCAAGCAGcacctccttccccaccCCGGAAGACTTCGCCTCCAACAGCCTCACCTACCTCCTATCCAAGTTGACCAACTTCCTCGCCCACCTCCGAACCTCCCAACTAGACCAACTCATCAcccaaccatcaccacctccaaccaGAACAACCCCAGCCACAccccccacctccacctccacctctacAACCTGGCTCaacctctccgtctccttccAATCCTGGGTCGACCGTATGCCCGAAACATTCCGCCCATGTCTGCGACTGCACACTCCCCGCCCAGAAGTCTACTACTCCCTCCCATCCTGCGCAGCAACCATGCAACAATACCACTTCGGCCGGCTAGCACTATGTCTCAATCGGCCCGCGGACGTGATAACAAGTCCCACGACCGCGTTCGACCGACTCCAGGGGTACAGGGAGGTCACAAAGGAGGTGGATTACAGATGTAAGGAGATTGTGGGGATAGCGGCGGCGAGGCCCCAGAGCTGCGCGCGGATTTATATGCCGGCTTTGCTGTTCGCTGCGGGACAGTGTTtagagaagcaggaggaacggcaggttgttgaggaatTGTTGTGTGGGATTGGGGCTGATTTGGGATGGGAGACGGATTCAGAGATTCAGAGGTTGAAGGGGttgtgggaggagaggtag
- a CDS encoding putative MFS transporter (COG:G;~EggNog:ENOG410PJEN;~InterPro:IPR020846,IPR011701,IPR036259;~PFAM:PF07690;~TransMembrane:11 (o67-90i102-123o135-152i195-212o224-243i328-351o371-393i414-435o441-462i474-490o510-530i);~go_function: GO:0022857 - transmembrane transporter activity [Evidence IEA];~go_process: GO:0055085 - transmembrane transport [Evidence IEA]), whose amino-acid sequence MEMNYDEAALHQIERELNTEIYPGTEIMADVGSHHFVKASSRSDRVLVPQPSQSPHDPLNWSKTWKITVICLSTAVSFSQGLGPLALAPMFPQLMEAFDTDYAAVVKFTGVCILVLGFSNFFWIPLQSAYGRRPVLIFSTLICLASNIWRAMATSYGSYMGACVLNGFGAGPAETSQPEIIADTIFLHERGSFNTLYFTFYFGSLMVGPIIAGPMAQHVGWRSFFWFNVALLGLVLILVVFLFPETKWHRVHPGEDTHAQEVLNSSDTGSEPEKTAAAAHKENASIERSDTDPWLGRGYPSKQQFKLWQLEGHNLKNLLISFWVPWKLLCFPIVEFAAFNVSWSASVFLTLNLTQSEAFSKPPYNFSSQTIGFFNFAIWIGAFIGLATNGPLSDWISMKATKRNRGIREPEMRLPAIIPYVIVSIIGNFVVAFGYQYQWDWRAIVIIGYTAAGIQVAAIPAITSTYAVDSYKPVAGSIFVSITVNKNVWGYGFSEFITPWVEKSGFVKPIMLNMSLAVLWCLFAIPFYFYGKRLRKWTAKSSVHKM is encoded by the exons ATGGAGATGAATTATGATGAAGCG GCTCTCCATCA GATTGAGCGGGAGCTCAATACTGAGATCTATCCCGGGACAGAAATCATGGCAGATGTTGGGTCGCATCACTTCGTGAAAGCGTCGTCGCGATCAGATCGTGTTCTCGTCCCGCAGCCATCACAAAGCCCACATGATCCTTTG AACTGGAGCAAGACGTGGAAGATAACCGTTATCTGCTTGTCCACTGCGGTTTCCTTTAGTCAAGGTCTAGGACCTTTGGCCCTAGCACCAATGTTTCCTCAGTTGATGGAGGCTTTCGACACGGACTATGCCGCCGTGGTTAAATTTACTGGCGTGTGTATTCTGGTGTTGGGGTTCAGTAACTTCTTCTG GATTCCGCTACAGAGCGCATATGGTCGGAGACCCGTCTTGATATTCTCCACTCTCATCTGTTTAGCCAGTAATATCTGGAGGGCCATGGCAACATCCTATGGTAGTTATATGGGAGCCTGCGTCCTCAATGGATTCGGAGCTGGCCCTGCCGAG ACATCTCAACCGGAGATCATTGCAGACACCATCTTTCTGCACGAAAGAGGTTCCTTCAACACGCTCTACTTCACGTTCTATTTCGGCTCGCTCATG GTCGGACCTATAATTGCCGGTCCAATGGCTCAGCATGTTGGCTGGCGTAGCTTTTTCTGGTTCAACGTCGCATTACTGGGGCTGGTTCTCATTCTTGTCGttttcctctttccagaGACCAAATGGCACCGAGTCCACCCCGGTGAAGACACCCATGCACAAGAGGTGTTGAACTCATCCGATACCGGATCAGAACCAGAGAAAACCGCCGCAGCGGCACATAAGGAAAATGCTTCGATAGAGAGAAGCGATACAGATCCATGGCTTGGTAGAGGCTATCCATCGAAGCAGCAGTTCAAACTCTGGCAGCTAGAAGGCCACAATCTAAAGAATCTGCTGATCAGCTTTTGGGTTCCGTGGAAGCTTCTCTGCTTCCCCATCGTTGAGTTTGCTGCCTTCAATGTTTCCTGGTCGGCCAGTGTCTTTCTGACCCTAAACCTCACCCAGAGCGAGGCTTTCTCTAAGCCTCCATACAACTTCTCCAGCCAGACCATCGGCTTCTTCAATTTTGCGATCTGGATCGGGGCATTCATTGGACTGGCAACCAATGGACCTCTTTCGGACTGGATTTCCATGAAAGCCACAAAAAGGAATCGGGGCATTCGAGAGCCAGAAATGAGATTGCCCGCGATCATACCATACGTGATCGTATCCATAATTGGAAATTTTGTGGTGGCATTTGGATATCAATATCAATGGGACTGGAGG GCTATTGTTATAATAGGGTACACTGCGGCTGGTATCCAGGTTGCTGCCATCCCAGCTATCACTAGCACCTACGCAGTGGACAGCTACAAGCCGGTTGCTGGCTCGATATTCGTCTCAATCACAGTCAACAAAAACGTGTGGGGTTATGGTTTTAGTGAGTTCATTACACCGTGGGTAGAAAAGAGCGGCTTCGTGAAACCGATAATGTTGAACATGTCCCTCGCAGTCTTGTGGTGTCTTTTCGCGATTCCCTTTTATTTTTATGGAAAGCGTTTAAGGAAATGGACAGCAAAGTCGTCAGTGCACAAGATGTGA
- a CDS encoding uncharacterized protein (COG:Q;~EggNog:ENOG410PKT8;~InterPro:IPR036291,IPR002347;~PFAM:PF08659,PF00106,PF13561;~TransMembrane:1 (i153-176o);~go_process: GO:0055114 - oxidation-reduction process [Evidence IEA]) — protein MGQGRLRNKAAIVTGGGSGFGEGIVHKFILEGANVIIVDINRLEGLRVQNNEPPGRAIFVKGDVSSEPDWKMVREVALEKFGKIDIVVNNAGIVHEVQPSLETSEDMLDRMYKVNVKSIYHSAKTIAPYFQAQGGGVFVNISSMSSIRPRPKYAWYSATKGGVRAVCLFLSFHFYVWRLSYDKMSAGDQESGCRICEG, from the exons ATGGGACAGGGCAGATTGCGAAACAAAGCCGCTATTGTGACCGGCGGAGGCTCTGGATTTGGGGAGGGAATCGTCCACAAATTCATTCTCGAGGGCGCCAATGTGATCATTGTCGATATCAATCGGCTAGAAGGACTACGAGTGCAGAATAATGAGCCACCAGGACGCGCTATCTTCGTTAAGGGAGATGTATCGAGTGAGCCTGATTGGAAGATGGTGCGTGAAGTGGCACTTGAGAAGTTTGGGAAGATTGACATCGTGGTCAATAATGCTGGCATTGTTCATGAAGTTCAG CCATCTCTCGAAACATCCGAGGACATGCTGGACCGCATGTACAAAGTCAATGTCAAGAGTATCTATCACTCAGCCAAGACTATTGCTCCCTACTTTCAGGCCCAGGGTGGGGGTGTTTTTGTGAATATCTCAAGTATGAGCTCTATTCGCCCTCGGCCGAAGTACGCTTGGTACTCCGCTACGAAAGGGGGTGTGAGGGCGGTATGTCTGTTCCTATCTTTTCACTTCTACGTGTGGAGATTGTCTTACGATAAAATGAGCGCAGGCGACCAAGAGTCTGGCTGCAGAATTTGCGAAGGATAA
- a CDS encoding uncharacterized protein (COG:S;~EggNog:ENOG410PRGT;~InterPro:IPR019258;~PFAM:PF10018;~go_component: GO:0016592 - mediator complex [Evidence IEA];~go_function: GO:0003712 - transcription coregulator activity [Evidence IEA];~go_process: GO:0006357 - regulation of transcription by RNA polymerase II [Evidence IEA]), with amino-acid sequence MNVEFQGTLSNLENKLNVLINSLTTSPTAAGAPAAAIGLLDADDSLTSAVETLRQHQQNYAKILRLREEAQELEEKVKSIVREVMAYEKEITTTCGDESDSDLDSEDDYSDYDSDENMQGEKPRSTGLRGIKEVDYKLLLDFARRISKYNHQAASDAAATAEAKSRERIQEKGPDTEMTGTNGNQDTETAEPVASVTKDATSWLDESAKMTRQAYMLPYPMEDRIRLGLMAQIQLAAAEGRPGFEPEKEVERLIREAEGVGIADAMPQVDVGEEARHADEAAKAAAHAGSAATSGSGMGAAPMPKPKATLDLDLYDPDEDDE; translated from the coding sequence ATGAACGTCGAGTTCCAAGGCACCCTCTCCAACCTGGAGAACAAACTAAACGTGCTTATAAATAGCCTgacaacatcaccaacagctgcaggcgcccccgccgccgcgaTCGGTTTATTGGACGCAGACGACTCGTTGACCTCCGCCGTCGAGACCCTCCGACAACACCAGCAGAACTATGCCAAGATTTTACGGCTCCGTGAAGAAGCCCAGGAACTGGAAGAGAAAGTCAAAAGCATTGTACGTGAGGTGATGGCCTATGAGAAGGAAATCACAACGACCTGTGGAGACGAGTCTGATAGCGACCTGGACTCGGAGGACGATTACTCGGACTATGACTCGGATGAAAACATGCAGGGTGAAAAGCCAAGATCCACTGGGTTACGGGGAATTAAGGAGGTGGACTACAAGCTACTTCTCGACTTCGCGCGGCGGATCAGCAAATACAACCACCAAGCGGCTTCCGATGCTGCAGCGACTGCAGAGGCCAAATCGCGAGAGAGAATCCAAGAGAAGGGACCGGATACAGAAATGACGGGCACAAATGGCAACCAGGATACTGAGACAGCGGAACCGGTCGCATCTGTGACCAAAGACGCGACTAGTTGGCTTGACGAATCGGCAAAGATGACTCGCCAGGCTTATATGCTACCGTATCCGATGGAAGATCGCATTCGACTGGGACTGATGGCGCAAATACAACTCGCTGCTGCCGAGGGTCGCCCAGGCTTTGAACCAGAGAAGGAAGTTGAACGCTTAATACGAGAGGCTGAGGGTGTAGGGATCGCTGATGCGATGCCGCAGGTCGACGTCGGCGAAGAAGCGCGTCATGCAGATGAGGCCGCAAAAGCTGCAGCGCATGCTGGATCTGCCGCAACAAGCGGATCTGGGATGGGAGCTGCACCAATGCCAAAACCTAAGGCTACATTGGATCTCGATCTGTACGAcccggatgaagatgacgaatgA
- a CDS encoding uncharacterized protein (COG:S;~EggNog:ENOG410PXQZ;~TransMembrane:6 (i7-30o87-108i120-139o159-183i204-220o240-266i)), whose product MTLSCPIWLRVFLLVLEIAVFLPQLLRIWVQKTSTSLSLIYIFLNLLSATERFTVGFSVVVNSTIAGADAPAFFVHDPRTVGDWLNLLQLGLDWVLLLLFFILCLTYPPPHSPYTSQTRILVAVLYTAFTLISVVPLFTDALFPSIFHEPGERELDLGVAIFMGFHLFYLNTIFTLLSICSIIPQAVQFRSLPLDSGVVRVRDCALQGVVLAMLTVSWVFRVKLPDGVDVLTPFRSLIWYVWVGWPAGGTGIFALVQGGLAVLGLVGRRRVGGKGVSVRGGETDPLLQGTGDVVEEQG is encoded by the exons ATGACCCTTTCCTGCCCTATCTGGCTTCGCGT ATTCCTTCTCGTTCTGGAGATCGCGGTGTTCTTACCCCAACTCTTGCGCATCTGGGTTCAAAAGACGAGCACcagcctctccctcatctACATATTTTTGAATCTCCTTAGTGCCACCGAACGGTTTACCGTCGGTTTCTCAGTAGTCGTCAACTCGACCATCGCCGGCGCCGATGCGCCAGCCTTTTTCGTCCATGATCCGAGAACAGTGGGAGATTGGCTGAATCTGTTGCAGCTAGGTCTCGATTGGGTGCTGCTCTTGCTCTT CTTCATTCTATGTCTCACctatccccctccccactctcCCTACACCAGCCAGACACGCATCCTAGTCGCCGTCCTGTATACGGCGTTCACCCTGATCTCCGTCGTCCCACTTTTCACTGAcgctctcttcccctccattttCCACGAACCGGGTGAACGTGAACTCGATTTGGGCGTGGCCATATTTATGGGGTTCCATCTCTTTTACCTCAATACCATATTCACACTTCTCAGCATCTGCTCGATTATTCCTCAGGCCGTCCAATTTCGCTCGCTCCCGTTGGATTCCGGTGTGGTTAGAGTGCGGGACTGCGCTCTCCAAGGGGTAGTATTGGCCATGTTAACTGTGTCGTGGGTGTTCCGAGTGAAACTCCCGGATGGGGTCGATGTCCTAACGCCGTTCCGATCCCTTATCTGGTATGTATGGGTAGGTTGGCCGGCCGGAGGTACGGGGATATTTGCTTTAGTCCAGGGGGGTTTGGCTGTCTTGGGGCTGGTAGGTAGAAGGAGAGTGGGTGGTAAGGGAGTGAGCGTAAGAGGGGGAGAAACGGATCCGCTTCTACAAGGAACGGGGGATGTGGTAGAGGAACAAGGTTAG